The Candidatus Omnitrophota bacterium genomic sequence GGAATCTGCTAAGGAGAATTTCTTAAGGAATCCCGCGGCTATGGAGGTCTTACTGTTGTTGTCGGCAGTATCCAGGGAGTACGGAAGATTTCCGTTGGAAAGAGGTGACTTGGTTCCGCAAGCAGGGATTCGCAGTTACACTGTGGCCGATCTTGTGACTGGCTTGGCTATTGTGGATATTCCTGTAATGCCTGTGAGCACCACTTGGGGCCAGATCAAGAACGACGTCAGAGGAAGTTCAGGACTTGTGGCGCCGGGCCAGAAGGTCATTCTGTGGGTTCCCGTTACGAGGATACGAGATATTGGCCGGGAGGAAGGCCACTTTGTGGTCCTGGAGAGAGATGCGAGTAATCTAAAAGTCCGGGTCATGACGGGCTTTGAGGGCGAGGACGGCCAGCCTGAAGCTGTCCGAGAATTTAAGCTTGGGATTCCACTACATGATATCCTCCGGTCGATTGGGTTCCAGACGTTCCATGCGCGTACCCTTTTGGATACAGCTCCGGTCTTGGCTGTTGTCATGCCTGATAATGAGCAGTCGATGGAAAAGCTTGCGGCGCTTCTCTCTGAACCCATTACTGGATACGAGCTGGCCAAATGGGGCGACATGGAAAATACCTTCGGGAGTATGAGTCCGCCTTCCATCGGGAGACCGCGCTACTCTGCTCCCACTGTAAGATTTGATGCCCCGGATCCGGTCAGACAGTACGCAAGGGCATGGGAAGACTTGATGCAACGGATGCTCGTTGAGCCGACATCTCAACAGCCCAATGCCTATTTTGACCGCCTGAGAAACATGCATGCGGACGGGAGTTTATTGCTAAGCGCCCAAAAGACGGCTTCTTTTGAATTGCTGGTTTTGGCGGGAGAAATCCGCAGTGGCCAATATGATGGCCCCCGGCTATCGGAAAATGACTATCTGAAACTTGCCGAGTGGATTCTTTTTGATGTTGCCGGGGCACCCGGGGTGGAGGGCTCTGTCTATTCGGGAGGCCAATCTTTGGAGAACCGCATTGCGGCTTTGAGTATGCAGCCAAGCGCAGGGGTGAGTGCGTCTGTGGCAAGGGCTGCGGATGACCAGCGACTCCTGAGGCATACGGCCTATGCCTTGGTTTCCAGGGCAGTAAAGCGCGCGGCTAGCTCAGACAACCCAATGACTTTTAAGAGTCTCGGCCTTGGTCTGCATCTGAATGATGACGGTTTAGGAATTGATGATAGTCTGAAGCAGGTGCTTCAAAATCCAAACCAGGAAGGGAGCCAACTGGCAGGGGCCATTCATCTGGCCCGGCACTTTGTTGAAGGGCAATATCCCTACGACCAGGCGCTCGTCCAAGGAGTGCCGAATTCGCAGACTGCCGAGCAGGTGCTTCAATACCTCGGGAAATCAGATCATCCGGTGATCAAGGCACTGGCTTGGGATTTGCGTCAGAGCCTGTTGGACTTCTACCGGCTCCAAACCTATGTGGGCGCGATGGCAGAAAGTCGTCAGAGCGAACGGGACCAGACAATTGCGATGGTGCCCTATCTTGATCAAGCATGGCGCAAACTCCGCATTAGTAGTTCTCTGGTCGACCAGGATGTTCTCACGAAGTGGGCCAGGAGTATTGTGGGCTTTAATAGAATAATGAAGTATCTGGATGCCTATAGAAGGGAAAATGAAGGAGAGAAATTGTCCGGGCGAACTGCTCAGTCTGAACGTGAGGAATATATTCAGACATTACTATCTCAAACCTGGAGTTTCATTGTGGAGAGCGGATACCACGAGGATAGAGGATACACCCGCCAGCATGCCGCGATGATTGTGGGCAGAGTCTTGTTTGACAGTGGCTTCGGCCCGGATGGGCGGCCTTTGGCACCGGGCCCTGGACAGCGCCGAACCTCCACCCGCCTTACTGGGCGTCAGGGTTTGATTGCACGGCCTTACGAGCCGCTTGTTTCGATCAAGCTGGAGGAGGGGCGCCTTCCGGATCCCCAAGAGACCGCTGGGCGCCTTCGGCTTGACGCTTTCGCAAATCCTGAACTCCTGCTTTATGGTTTCGAAGGACAAGCGCTCCTGGCCAGGCTCCGGCGGCTCAATAGCCTGCTAGAGTCTGTTCAAGGCCAGCCCAGCCAGTTTACAAAGGTTGTGTTTGCGCAAAGTCGACACCATGTGATGGTGGATGGAGAGACCCTTGTGATTGATCTGGGATTCTTGACGGTTTCCGATGAAGCCTTTGACGCGGAAGTGCGCCGTGAGGAATCGCGGCATCGTTACGAGGAGGTCTTGCTTGGGAAACCGGGGGCTGAAGGGGAAACTGAAGTGGCTCCGGATTGGGCCACAGAGATGTATTTGGATGAGCAGATTGTTCAATACTTCCTGGACCTTGAGATAGATGTTCAAATGCGTTGGTTGCTGAGTTATTACCGAAAGAACACTAAGTTGGATGCTCAAGGATTTGCCAAGATTCTTTTCAGGAGTCTTGGCCAGGAGCGCCGGAATGCTATTGTGGACCTTCTGTCTGAATATATAAGGGTGGCGGATATTCCATTGAAACAGGGAATGACGGAACAGAGGATCGGGCAAGAACTCAGCCAGGCATTCACAAGGGATGGGAGCCTGGAAGACCTCGAGAACCGTAGAAAGGCTCTCTATGAGTATGCCGGAAGAGCAGGAGTTGAAGGGCTTCCGTCAAGCTATGTCCCGGCAGATTACGAGCGGGCGATCCCCTACATGGAAGCCGTGGACGCGCTGCATGCCGCCGGTATTAACCCAGACGATGTCAATTGGGGGCAGTTTAACAGGCTGGTGACCGCCGCGCGGGAGGGTAGGGTGATAGACCTCTCCCAGGCTTCGGTGGCAATCGAAAGGCCCGGCCTGAATTACGCGCAGGCAAATCTGCAGTTTCTGCTGGGGCAGATCATGGACGGGGAATCCGTCCCAGCCGAGATTACCCCTCTTGTGACCGGCACCAGTGCCCTGGCCGACCAAGCCGCCCTCAGCACCTCACTCCAATCCAGCCTCTAATGCCGGTGTCAGGCACCGGTGCCTGGCACCAGTGCCTGACACCAAAAAATCAAATGTAGCAAAAGCACTACATTCGCCTCCCTGGTGCTCAGCACCAAGCTGCGGGATCTGGTAAAATGGCGCAGTTGAGAATGTGTTGTGTAGCTGAAGGAGATCCGAATATGAGTCGTGAGGAGGTATTGAGAACGCTCAAGGAATGCGAGGCGGAATTCCGGTCTCATCGGGTAAAGTCGTTGGCCTTGTTCGGCTCCGTGGCTAGGGACGAGGCCAGACAAGATAGTGACATCGACATTTTGGTGGAGTTTGAGGGGACGGCCACCTATGATCGCTATTTCCGGCTCAAAAGCCTCCTGGAGGATCGTCTGAATACCCAGGTGGATCTTGTCACCCGCAATGGGGTGCGCAAGGAGCTGCTCCCGGAGGTGGACGGCGAGGCTGTCTATGTCACGTGATTTTTCTTTCTTCATTCAAAATATGGTTGATGCGTGCGAAAGGATCCCGAGGTATGTCCAGGGCATGTCCGTTGAGGACTTTCAGAAGGACGAGAAAACCCGTGACGCGGTGCTTAGGAGTCTTGAAATTATTGGTGAGGCGGCAAAGCATGTCCCGGAAGAGTTCCGTAACCAGCACGCCCGAATCGAATGGCGCAAACTCTGCGGACTGCGCGATGTTGTCGTTCACGAATATTTCGGACTGGACCTGGAGATTGTTTGGGATCTGATTCAGAATGAAGTGCCCCGTTTTCAGAAGGAGCTCCAAGACCTCCCCCTCTAATGCCGGTGCCTGACACCGGTGCCTGGCACCGGTGCCAGGCACCGGAACACTTAATTTAACCCGCCTGGGATAAATACTTAAAAATACAGCTTCATACCTAATCCCACCCCGAAAATTCCGCAGAATACGCATCGCCCGCCTATTGAATCCATGGAGGAAGTCAAGTATACTTGCTCTAGTGTATTGCAAATCCTTTTTTAAGAACTCCAAAGACTGTCGCCTGAACACACCATGACAAACACGCCAACTCCCGCCGGGGGCCATCCTGCAGGATAGAACGGTGGGGGTGAAGGGGGTACTACACTATGTTCCGTCGCATCGTTGCTCTCGCCGTAGCTCAAGCATTTCTCATCACCAATATTGGAATAGGAAGCGCTTGGGCCGCACCCACCGACAATAAACGTTTTTTCGAGGGCCGGATGCGCACGGCCCAGGCCACATCGGCCCAGGCCTTTAGGCCGCAGTCGACAGCGGCCGCGGCACTCGGGCTGCAACAGGCATCGATCCCCCAAGGCGCAGAGCTCGAACAGCTGGTCCGCGAAGCCGCTCAGGTGATGCCCCCCACCGAGTTGCAGTCTGTGCGGATCCCCCACCAGCACGGCAAGTCCATTGAGAGCTACGACGGCACAACCCCCAAATTCATCCTCCACCTTCAAGACCTCCACACCCAAGCCGAAGCCCAGCGCAACAACGCCTCCATCATCGAGCACATGATCGAGGATTGCGGTCTGGCCCTTGTGTGTGTGGAAGGCGCTGCAGGCCTGGTCGACACTTCGCTGGTCGGCAACTATCCGGACGCGGCTGTGCGCCAGGCTGTGGCCGACACCTTTATGGAAGGCGGCGAAATCACCGGCGAGGAATACCTGGCCATGACCCAACACCCCGACATGCTTATCTGGGGGGTGGAAGAGCCTGAGCTCTATTTCCGCAACGGCCTGTTGTACCTCGCGAACCTGCGCATCGGCGAGGAAGCCCAGCCCACGCTCGTGGAACTCGAGCGCGCGCTGGACAAGCTGGCCGAAGCTGTTTACTCCCCGGAGCTCAAAGAGCTCTCCGATACCCGCCGCTCTTTTGAGGCAAAGACCTTGCCCTTCGGCGGCTACACAGAATTTCTCATGCAAAAAGCGAACGAGCACGGGGTCGCGACCCCGCAGATTGCTCCGAATTTAAATCGCCTCTCTGAGGCCATGCAGCTTGAAGCGCAGATGGATTCCGCCAAGGCGGACCAGGAAGCCCGCACCCTGCTCCAGGGCCTGACCGGTCTCTTCAGCACCAAAGGGAACCAAGCCTCCCTGCAAAAGCTCCTGGGCCTTTCCGTGAGCTACCGCGAAGGCACCAAGACCGCCCTCGAGTTTTACGAGGAGCTCTTCTCTATCTATAAGGAAAACGCCGGGGCCGTGGACGTGTCCGTGGCCGGGGTCGAGAAGCTTATCGAGTATTTAAAGGTGAGCGAGTCCATTGAGACCTCCCAGCTCTTTTCCGAAATGAACGCTCTGTACAGCGCCACACAAGAGGCGCTTTTCCAAACCGGGGACCAGCGCACAGTGGCCCAGCTCACAAGCGCGCGCAAGGATCTGAAGGAACTGTACTCCCTGGGATTCTCCAGCCGCGACTGGGCCGGCTATCAGGCAGCCCCGGAGCGCTTCCGCACCGCCAACTTCCAGCAAGAGATCGAACGGCTTTCCGCAGCCAACAACATCAATGTGATGGTCAACTGGCCGCGCGCCGTGGCCCGCATTGACCGCACGCTCCCGGCCCTCGAAGCCTTTTACACCGTGGCCCAGAATCGCGATACGGCCATGGCCGAAAAGACCCTGGCCAAGATGCAGGAGCTGGGCGTGGACCGCGCCATTCTCATTGCCGGCGGTTTCCACACGCGCGGCATGATGGATCTTCTCAAGGAGCGCGGCATTAGCTACAAGGTAGCCGCCCCGAACGCCGTGTCCGAGATGGACAAAGAGCGCTACCACCAGATGCTGGCGGGAAGCCGGCCTGAGGTCGCTGACCTCATCAAGCGAACCCTGAAGAATGCGACACAAGACGCGGACTCTTACCGGCTTATGTCCATGGCGAATCAAGCATTGGGGCAAGGAACAGGCGAGTTGCTTGCGCGCCTGCAAGCTGCAAGTGTGGCAGAACGACCTGCCTTTGTCTTTGAAGGAGTTGGTTTAAGCCAGGAGCAAAGTGAACAACTTTATGGCCAGATATTTAACGAAGAACTTTGGGATGCATTGAACGATTACTTCAGTCAAAGCGGCGCCGCAAACCAGCAGAGAATTTCCGTGGCATTAGCTGCCGCGGCAGTGGGGGCGATGCAGACTTTGGGCCAAGATATTGATCAAGTAGCGACTCTTCTGACTCGAGAAATTAAAGGACTCTCGGTTGAGCTGCGAGGAGATACCGTGTCGCTTTCTATGGTCTTGCCTCAAGACGATGCCCAAGCAATTCAGCAGAGTGTCGGCTACGTATTACAGAATGGGAGCTTGGTTCAGACAGAACTTCTGAGTTTGGCACAGACCGCTGAACCTGACGCCGTATATGTTGCCGGCAAAAAGCAGACCGGCGGAACCGGCGGCAGTATTGATTCTGATGGCCCCGGCCAAGGCGGAAGGCCGGTTGAAGCACTGGTTCACAGATTGGTGCGGAGTACGGATGAAGATGACAGTGTCAATCTTGCCAACACCATTGCCGATGCACTCCGGACAGAAGTACAGGACGGCCGAAGCGTCCAAGAGGTCGGGCAGGAAATTGAAGCCGCGTTGAATTCGGATGAGGTCAGAGAAGCGCTTGGTCTGCCGGATGGCACCCAGGTTGTGAATGCAGGCGCTTGTGTGAATGTAGCCGCTCATTTTGCAGGGCAGCAATCTGGTTCACAGTTGGGCCGGGACGAGTACGCCGTGCTTGCCGCTCTTGCTTCTTTGATGGACAGGGCACCGGCGACTGATGGAGAGCCCAATTACGCCGCCGAATACTTTGAACTCGACGGTGTTCCTCAGGTTGCCTACAGTCTTGAGCATTTCCGCATTGCGCTCAGCATGGCTCCTGGCTCGGCAACCGCGGTTCAACCATTCACCATGACTGGCGATGAACTGTCGTCAAATACCGATCAACTGCAAAATAAGATTCTTGTGCCCGGCACCACTCTTCTTCTCCGTCTGCCTGTACAGGGGCAGCCGGGTGTTTATCACATGGTTTCCGCTTACGTTAATACGGACCGCACGCTTAGGATGAATGGATTGGCAGGGTTGCGGCGCAGTGATAGTGATTTTCTGAATGATGACATTCCCTTTAATGCAAACCTGTTGGCATTGTTAATGAACGGCGAGGGAGTAGCGCCTGTTATGGCTCTAACGACAGCTGATCGCTCTCAGGCAGATCTCTCAGACAGAGCTATCGACGAGCAGGACCTCCGCACCGCCAAAGCGAGTTGTGGGGTTTGGGTCATGGTAGGCGGAGAGGTTGACTTTAGTGAGTTAGCTGCAGTAGGAGCAGCACGTGTTCGACACCGTGGCTATGACTCCATCGGATTGACTGTGGTAATGCTTGGAGATGTATACCAGAGGAAGTATGCGGGTCAACAAAGTATTGATGATGCGATTGCAGGGCTAGAGTCCGATCCTTTGATTACATCACTTGTCCAAAAATTCGATATGAGCGAACAGGACCTCAATGAAGCAGTTCAGCTGTTTATGGGCCATACGCGTTGGACAACTGTCCCGCCGACCTCCATACCGAATGCTCATGCACACACGGTAGTGTCAGACAAGATTCAGACACCGGAATTTGATCCTGCCGAAGAAGGGTTTGGGACTTCCGGGCAGTTTAATGGAGATGCGCTTAATTTTAGAAATGTGGATCAGTTCTTAGAGGTGATGGCACAGCTTCTGGGTCGTCCGCAGTACTCGCGGCCCCATAACGTGACAACGGACAACTGGACGATTACTGCTTTGGCTGACTACTACAAGGTGCCGGGCACCAGGGTGATTAGTCCAAGGCAAATCCAATCCATTCCCGACGATGCGATTGATTGGGGGAGAGTTATCGAGTTCCTGAGGGAGGCCACTGAAGAGGCTGAACATATAATGCGCGCAGCAGCCCCCGAAATTTACGAGGAATTCCTCAATAAGTTGACTGCTCGGCAGATTGTGGACGCGGAAGCTCACGTTTTGAAGACTGTTGTAGCCGAATTGGTCCCATTATTCCATGAGCTCAATAAGAGAATTAATCCGGATAAAGATATGGTGATTGCCTCGATGCGAACCCGGCAATCTTTGCGCGGAGAGATGGCGGTTGTTTTGGTGGATATCGGTGCCTTTAGCAGGACTTATGGCCAAGCAGTCGGCTGGGTGCGGGGGCCAAAACCGTTGATTGTTGGATTAGCCGATCCTAACGATCCTTACGTAGGTCATATGTTTAGCTCCGAGCCGGGTGCTCTTGCCCCCTATACCCCGCGAACTTTGAATCTCAGACCCGGGGATATTATGTTGCTAGAGAGAGTTCAAGAGGGAGGTAGTGTCGAAAACAGGGCCGCCTTATTTGTGGCAGACACAGAAGGTTTACTTGAGAGGGTTGACTTCTGGAATGATCCGGAAAGACGGATCGTGGTGCTGGATCCGGGCTCCTATGAGCGTGCCCTGGGGCCGTACGATACCTTTACGCGTAGGGAGATTCATCAGCAGCCCAAAGCATTGCGCAATACGCTAGTGACAAACTTGCCTTTGGAACGCGCTGAATGGTTCCGAGAGAAAGGACAGTTTGCTGATGCGGTAATTGAAGAACGGGAGTTGGGTGATCTCGAAGGGATCTTTGCCACGGCATTTAGCTACGAGAGCCAGGAAGCACAAGATGCCCGAGATCTTTTTGATGCAGTCCAAAGCCGGGAGAAGGGGGCAAAGGGATATAAGGTTGGCACCAGTGAGCGGCCT encodes the following:
- a CDS encoding SIS domain-containing protein; this translates as MFRRIVALAVAQAFLITNIGIGSAWAAPTDNKRFFEGRMRTAQATSAQAFRPQSTAAAALGLQQASIPQGAELEQLVREAAQVMPPTELQSVRIPHQHGKSIESYDGTTPKFILHLQDLHTQAEAQRNNASIIEHMIEDCGLALVCVEGAAGLVDTSLVGNYPDAAVRQAVADTFMEGGEITGEEYLAMTQHPDMLIWGVEEPELYFRNGLLYLANLRIGEEAQPTLVELERALDKLAEAVYSPELKELSDTRRSFEAKTLPFGGYTEFLMQKANEHGVATPQIAPNLNRLSEAMQLEAQMDSAKADQEARTLLQGLTGLFSTKGNQASLQKLLGLSVSYREGTKTALEFYEELFSIYKENAGAVDVSVAGVEKLIEYLKVSESIETSQLFSEMNALYSATQEALFQTGDQRTVAQLTSARKDLKELYSLGFSSRDWAGYQAAPERFRTANFQQEIERLSAANNINVMVNWPRAVARIDRTLPALEAFYTVAQNRDTAMAEKTLAKMQELGVDRAILIAGGFHTRGMMDLLKERGISYKVAAPNAVSEMDKERYHQMLAGSRPEVADLIKRTLKNATQDADSYRLMSMANQALGQGTGELLARLQAASVAERPAFVFEGVGLSQEQSEQLYGQIFNEELWDALNDYFSQSGAANQQRISVALAAAAVGAMQTLGQDIDQVATLLTREIKGLSVELRGDTVSLSMVLPQDDAQAIQQSVGYVLQNGSLVQTELLSLAQTAEPDAVYVAGKKQTGGTGGSIDSDGPGQGGRPVEALVHRLVRSTDEDDSVNLANTIADALRTEVQDGRSVQEVGQEIEAALNSDEVREALGLPDGTQVVNAGACVNVAAHFAGQQSGSQLGRDEYAVLAALASLMDRAPATDGEPNYAAEYFELDGVPQVAYSLEHFRIALSMAPGSATAVQPFTMTGDELSSNTDQLQNKILVPGTTLLLRLPVQGQPGVYHMVSAYVNTDRTLRMNGLAGLRRSDSDFLNDDIPFNANLLALLMNGEGVAPVMALTTADRSQADLSDRAIDEQDLRTAKASCGVWVMVGGEVDFSELAAVGAARVRHRGYDSIGLTVVMLGDVYQRKYAGQQSIDDAIAGLESDPLITSLVQKFDMSEQDLNEAVQLFMGHTRWTTVPPTSIPNAHAHTVVSDKIQTPEFDPAEEGFGTSGQFNGDALNFRNVDQFLEVMAQLLGRPQYSRPHNVTTDNWTITALADYYKVPGTRVISPRQIQSIPDDAIDWGRVIEFLREATEEAEHIMRAAAPEIYEEFLNKLTARQIVDAEAHVLKTVVAELVPLFHELNKRINPDKDMVIASMRTRQSLRGEMAVVLVDIGAFSRTYGQAVGWVRGPKPLIVGLADPNDPYVGHMFSSEPGALAPYTPRTLNLRPGDIMLLERVQEGGSVENRAALFVADTEGLLERVDFWNDPERRIVVLDPGSYERALGPYDTFTRREIHQQPKALRNTLVTNLPLERAEWFREKGQFADAVIEERELGDLEGIFATAFSYESQEAQDARDLFDAVQSREKGAKGYKVGTSERPNGETYDDIVEIVRLLQLAAPYYASSDRAQVIRDRAAGIPTPMPGLDVALSADELERLGDAAPASRRRPLTDEEILEFDDTVELFATGTSAYAAESGGDALETMGGFEKANVNFGPQFTSTIKRKLIALRGDQGEQIYTSDSLPDDLDKLAEILKGIREEVLAARASGDTSRYQALRMRYMGLYYEKPRLGIAISQSGNSKDTNDGVILAAAMGVRFLGIINKPGESPLADIIRRSNGIGIFQLFAGEEIGVASTKAYTAQVAALNVLANYIGQVRGRVAPEQALAHLQDMTELPNAVERMLADSRLMEQLKALALDFRKANGIFAVGRGLTFPTSKEANLKLKELAGTDTQFDHFQHFKHGPISLMRSGSRLLVIGTDEAETAELTVNLQEAVSRDTVAVVICYEDATWPNDLIVDAEGNTDESRIIRIPRVSSDAGYPDILQTILAIIPVQILALETTLAINEVSTELSTLTNTLFQSYITGASDAQLVANLTELTDRHRAFHRAGDYGAGLKDNARAPQLEDLLMEALVEGEDAAEFRNENVEIVLREFSDEKLSLALFFNTLYRRGRNLLTGEEIVELESLLFADSIPEDANEFVQGLYTDLARLRQRIQARAQGDPNLESTQNAARIGDMFDRWSTFKGLAQEMFRDPDKPANLAKEVTVQWMYPSVQDAVRALGLPDETVDGLIRGGVLHLGVDGVVGDANVIHFVAAAQGLESREVYNRALSHEVRQSLLRAGAGANLLAVQMRADEGLPTRFGRTKALFEQLYAGMWDEGEAPALDDVTFAEEYVTTYYALKAVANRTREEQRIFEELYDLNADGVDADLETFAGTLTVDGFQGAETLHTMLDTHGTPQEDLGYVVALAEENIESWMSRTDASSRPILSSTVEVPEIAEARAVAAAPMLAYGLLAPYADNLTAEQVQRAVIEVVRRVEGYDVAAATQVVNETVARLTAQATAPGGYAITPAAPMTSPAQAVEWASGMMYATWEAEDALAERAPDEKIHVRNQYDVDLIVDTYATPEVQKQLRLMLQTIASENSLRGRVTSNVTFVSHTGASEAIADTLNQLAAQIVGTVETTGRTVRTVQIADMNAPITALPGAYLMQLNRHQGPQESIARVMEEISLARLMGQVSDEDLANGNYPAELLTVLARAMGVSVDEVSHAIQADGMGNIVVRVLFQGMNFTPTDMGQFQQDIAAAAIIDRMV
- a CDS encoding DUF86 domain-containing protein encodes the protein MSRDFSFFIQNMVDACERIPRYVQGMSVEDFQKDEKTRDAVLRSLEIIGEAAKHVPEEFRNQHARIEWRKLCGLRDVVVHEYFGLDLEIVWDLIQNEVPRFQKELQDLPL
- a CDS encoding nucleotidyltransferase family protein, whose translation is MSREEVLRTLKECEAEFRSHRVKSLALFGSVARDEARQDSDIDILVEFEGTATYDRYFRLKSLLEDRLNTQVDLVTRNGVRKELLPEVDGEAVYVT